Genomic segment of Agrobacterium larrymoorei:
CTGCTTTCTGCCGATTACAGCCAGATCGAGCTTCGCGTGCTGGCGCATGTCGCTGACATTCCGCAGCTGAAGAACGCTTTCGAAAACGGCATCGATATTCACGCCATGACGGCATCCGAAATGTTCGGCGTGCCGGTGGAAGGCATGCCGTCCGAAGTGCGTCGCCGCGCCAAGGCCATCAACTTCGGCATCATCTACGGCATCTCCTCTTTCGGCCTTGCCAACCAGCTGAGCATTGGCCGCTCGGAAGCGGGCGATTACATCAAGAAGTATTTCGAACGCTTCCCCGGCATTCGCGATTATATGGAAAACACCAAGGCTTTCGCGCGCGAAAACGGCTATGTCGAAACCATCTTCGGTCGCCGGGTGAATTACCCTGAAATCAAGTCGTCCAATCCATCGGTGCGCGCCTTCAACGAACGCGCCGCCATCAACGCACCGATCCAGGGCTCCGCCGCCGACATCATTCGCCGCGCCATGATCCGCATGGAACCTGCCCTTGATGAGGCAAAGCTTTCGGCCCGCATGCTGCTTCAGGTACACGACGAACTTATCTTCGAAGTCGAGGAAAGCGAGATCGAGAAGACCCTGCCCGTCGTGGTCTCCATCATGGAAAACGCCGCCATGCCCGCCATCGACATGAAGGTGCCGTTGCAGGTGGATGCCCGCGCTGCAGACAATTGGGATGAGGCGCATTGATATGAAAATGGCGCGGCGATTCGCCTCTCGCGAAAAAATGCGCGTCAGGGCTGGTCAAAGCCCCGTAAGGCATGTATAAGCGCGCCAAATTTCCGATATCGAGACATGCGACATTCGGCCTTGGTTCTGGCCGGTTCCCGTGTTTCGCCGCTTAAGTGGAGTAACACAAATGGCAGTACCTAAGAGAAAAACGAGCCCGTCCAAGCGCGGTATGCGCCGTTCGGCTGACGCCTTGAAGGCAGCAACCTACGTTGAAGACAAGAACTCCGGCGAACTGCGCCGCCCGCACCATATCGATCTGAAGACCGGTATGTATCGTGGCCGTCAGGTTCTGACGCCGAAAGAAAGCGCATAATATAGCGCTTCAACATGTCCTGCATGACG
This window contains:
- the rpmF gene encoding 50S ribosomal protein L32; this encodes MAVPKRKTSPSKRGMRRSADALKAATYVEDKNSGELRRPHHIDLKTGMYRGRQVLTPKESA